In Pseudomonas sp. ADAK18, a single window of DNA contains:
- a CDS encoding pitrilysin family protein, which yields MNALARRAAGLLLSTVCLPLSALAADPQPTHEFTLDNGLKVVVREDHRAPVVVSQVWYKVGSSYETPGQTGLSHALEHMMFKGSAKVGPGQASLILRDLGAEENAFTSDDYTAYYQVLARDRLGVAFELEADRMASLRLPADEFSREIEVIKEERRLRTDDNPMSKAYERFKAMAYPASGYHTPTIGWMADLDRMKVEELRHWYQSWYVPNNATLVVVGDVTPDEVKTLAQRYFGPIPKRDVPPAKIPLELAEPGERLLTMHVQTQLPSVILGFNVPSLATTEDKRSVNALRLISALLDGGYSARIPTQLERGEELVSGASSSYDAYTRGDSLFTLSATPNQQKKKTVAQAEAGLWRLLDELKAKPPTADELERIRAQVIAGVVYERDSITSQATAIGSLETVGLSWKLMDTELAELQSVTAEDIQKAARTYFTRERLSVAHVLPEETAHE from the coding sequence ATGAATGCTCTAGCCCGCCGCGCCGCAGGCCTGCTGCTCAGCACAGTTTGTCTGCCCCTTTCAGCCTTGGCTGCCGACCCACAACCCACCCACGAATTCACCCTGGACAACGGCCTCAAGGTCGTCGTGCGCGAAGACCATCGCGCCCCAGTAGTGGTTTCCCAGGTCTGGTACAAGGTCGGCTCCAGCTATGAAACCCCGGGCCAGACCGGTTTGTCCCACGCTCTTGAGCACATGATGTTCAAAGGCAGCGCAAAGGTCGGCCCTGGCCAGGCCTCGCTGATCCTGCGGGACCTGGGTGCCGAAGAAAACGCATTCACCAGCGACGACTACACCGCCTACTATCAGGTGCTGGCCCGTGATCGTCTGGGTGTCGCCTTTGAGCTGGAAGCCGACCGCATGGCCAGTCTGCGCCTGCCGGCCGACGAGTTCAGCCGCGAGATCGAGGTCATCAAGGAAGAGCGCCGCCTGCGCACCGACGACAACCCGATGTCCAAGGCCTACGAGCGCTTCAAGGCCATGGCTTACCCGGCCAGCGGCTACCACACGCCGACCATCGGCTGGATGGCCGACCTGGACCGCATGAAGGTCGAAGAGCTGCGCCACTGGTACCAATCCTGGTACGTGCCGAATAACGCCACGCTGGTGGTGGTCGGTGACGTGACCCCGGATGAAGTCAAAACCCTGGCCCAGCGCTACTTCGGCCCGATCCCCAAGCGTGACGTGCCTCCAGCCAAGATCCCCCTGGAACTGGCCGAGCCCGGCGAACGCCTGTTGACCATGCACGTGCAGACTCAACTGCCGAGCGTGATTCTCGGCTTTAACGTACCGAGCCTGGCTACCACCGAAGACAAACGCTCGGTCAACGCCCTGCGCTTGATTTCAGCACTGCTGGACGGCGGTTACAGCGCGCGAATCCCGACTCAACTGGAACGCGGTGAAGAATTGGTCTCCGGCGCTTCGTCCAGCTACGACGCCTACACCCGGGGTGATAGCCTGTTCACCCTGTCCGCCACACCGAACCAGCAGAAGAAGAAAACCGTTGCACAGGCCGAAGCTGGTCTGTGGCGCCTGCTGGATGAGTTGAAAGCCAAGCCACCGACCGCCGATGAGCTGGAGCGCATCCGTGCCCAAGTCATCGCCGGCGTGGTCTACGAGCGCGACTCTATTACCAGCCAAGCCACCGCCATCGGTTCTCTGGAGACGGTCGGCCTGTCCTGGAAGCTCATGGACACGGAACTGGCCGAGCTGCAAAGCGTGACCGCCGAAGATATCCAGAAAGCTGCACGCACCTATTTCACCCGCGAACGTCTCAGCGTCGCCCATGTTCTGCCTGAGGAGACCGCTCATGAGTGA
- a CDS encoding pitrilysin family protein, which yields MSERKNSRLVLPGLIVVTLAAACAVYFLRPSDSVASQALDQAKSANTLQSLAELDGKAPTNRKLDVQTWNTAEGAKVLFVEAHELPMFDMRILFAAGSSQDGNTPGVALLTNAMLNEGVPGKDVGQIAAGFEGLGADFGNGAYRDMALVSLRSLSASDKRDAALTLFDEVIGKPTFPADSLARIKNQLLAGFEYQKQNPGKLASIELFKRLYGDHPYAHPSEGAAQSVPGITLAQLREFHAKAYAAGNAVIAVVGDLSRAEAEAMVAKVSASLPKGPALAKIAQPVEPQAGVSHIEFPSKQTHLLLAQLGIDRADPDYAALSLGNQILGGGGFGTRLMSEVREKRGLTYGVYSGFSPMQVRGPFMINLQTRAEMSGGTLRLVEQVLADYLKTGPTQKELDDAKRELAGSFPLSTASNADIVGQLGAMGFYNLPLSYLEDFMKQSQALTVDQVKAALNKHLSADKMVIVTAGPTIAQKPLPPPTDKPAEQPLGVPEH from the coding sequence ATGAGTGAACGTAAAAACAGCCGCCTGGTGCTGCCAGGCCTGATCGTTGTCACCCTGGCTGCCGCTTGCGCCGTGTACTTCCTGCGCCCGAGCGACTCCGTTGCCAGCCAGGCGCTGGACCAGGCCAAGTCAGCCAACACCCTGCAATCCCTGGCCGAGCTAGATGGCAAGGCCCCAACCAACCGCAAGCTCGACGTGCAGACTTGGAACACCGCTGAAGGCGCCAAGGTACTGTTCGTCGAAGCCCACGAACTGCCGATGTTCGACATGCGCATCCTGTTCGCCGCCGGCAGCAGCCAGGACGGCAACACTCCAGGCGTGGCACTGCTGACCAACGCGATGCTCAATGAAGGCGTGCCGGGCAAAGACGTCGGCCAGATTGCTGCCGGTTTCGAAGGCCTCGGTGCCGATTTTGGCAATGGTGCTTACCGCGACATGGCGCTGGTGTCCCTGCGCAGCCTGAGTGCCAGCGACAAGCGCGACGCAGCCCTGACGCTGTTTGACGAAGTCATCGGCAAGCCGACCTTCCCCGCCGACTCGCTGGCCCGGATCAAGAACCAACTGCTGGCGGGCTTCGAATACCAGAAACAAAACCCCGGAAAACTGGCGAGCATCGAGCTCTTCAAGCGCCTGTATGGCGATCACCCTTACGCTCATCCGAGTGAAGGCGCCGCCCAAAGCGTTCCCGGCATTACCCTCGCGCAATTGCGGGAGTTCCACGCCAAGGCCTACGCCGCGGGTAACGCGGTGATTGCGGTGGTGGGCGACTTGTCCCGCGCCGAAGCCGAAGCCATGGTGGCCAAGGTTTCCGCTTCATTGCCCAAAGGCCCGGCACTGGCGAAGATCGCTCAGCCAGTCGAGCCCCAGGCGGGTGTCAGCCATATCGAATTCCCATCCAAGCAAACACACTTGCTGCTGGCGCAATTGGGCATCGACCGTGCCGATCCGGACTACGCCGCGCTTTCCCTGGGCAACCAGATCCTCGGTGGCGGTGGTTTCGGCACACGCCTGATGAGCGAGGTCCGTGAAAAACGCGGCCTGACCTACGGCGTCTACTCCGGTTTCTCGCCAATGCAGGTGCGTGGCCCGTTCATGATCAACCTGCAAACCCGCGCCGAAATGAGCGGCGGCACGCTACGCTTGGTGGAGCAGGTGCTGGCCGATTACCTCAAGACCGGCCCGACGCAAAAGGAACTCGACGACGCCAAGCGTGAGCTGGCCGGCAGCTTTCCACTGTCTACCGCGAGCAACGCCGATATCGTCGGACAGTTGGGCGCCATGGGTTTCTATAACCTGCCGCTGAGCTATCTGGAAGATTTCATGAAACAATCCCAGGCCCTGACCGTTGATCAGGTCAAAGCTGCTTTGAACAAACATTTGAGTGCCGACAAAATGGTCATCGTGACCGCCGGCCCGACGATTGCGCAAAAGCCACTACCGCCCCCCACTGATAAACCCGCCGAGCAGCCGCTCGGGGTTCCGGAGCATTAA
- the rsmD gene encoding 16S rRNA (guanine(966)-N(2))-methyltransferase RsmD, which produces MASPSRPKKPVHNVHNGVGQLRIIGGEWGSRKLSFPDVVGLRPTPDRVRETLFNWLAPYIVGAKVLDPFAGSGALFLEALSRGAALGQALDASNVAVASLKEHLGTLRCTNGQVQTADALRYLETQEAREFDVVFLDPPFNQNLLPTVCALLEERQWLAENAWVYTESESAPSTLGLPGTWRLHREQKSGRVYYALWQRTAQSAE; this is translated from the coding sequence ATGGCCAGTCCATCCCGTCCCAAGAAACCCGTCCACAACGTCCATAACGGTGTGGGCCAACTGCGCATCATCGGTGGTGAATGGGGCAGCCGTAAGCTGAGCTTCCCCGATGTCGTGGGCCTGCGCCCAACGCCGGACCGGGTGCGTGAAACCCTGTTCAACTGGCTCGCGCCTTACATCGTCGGAGCCAAGGTGCTCGACCCGTTTGCCGGCAGCGGCGCACTGTTCCTCGAAGCCTTGTCCCGTGGCGCAGCCCTGGGCCAGGCGCTGGATGCCAGCAACGTCGCCGTCGCCAGCCTCAAGGAACACCTGGGCACCCTGCGGTGCACCAACGGCCAGGTACAAACCGCCGATGCCCTGCGCTACCTGGAAACCCAGGAAGCCCGTGAATTCGACGTGGTGTTCCTCGACCCGCCGTTCAACCAGAACTTGCTGCCGACCGTCTGCGCACTGCTGGAAGAGCGCCAGTGGCTGGCCGAAAACGCGTGGGTCTACACCGAAAGCGAAAGCGCGCCGTCGACATTGGGCCTGCCCGGCACCTGGCGCCTGCACCGGGAGCAAAAATCCGGGCGGGTGTATTACGCGTTGTGGCAACGTACAGCACAGAGCGCCGAGTAA
- a CDS encoding hydrolase, with product MSPSPDHFTPAFGLGNPHLQTLWGPLWRKTTHIERQRERLWLEDGDFLDLDWHGPHDAQTPLVLVLHGLTGSSNSPYVAGLQKALAAQGWASAALNWRGCSGEPNLLARSYHSGASEDLAAAIAHLRAKRPLAPLYAVGYSLGGNVLLKHLGETGEASGLQGAAAVSVPFRLDQCADRIGLGISRIYQKHFMREMLAYIRVKQRQFLKDGREEGLKTLEDLGSLEKMRTFWDFDGRVTAPLHGYLSAEDYYRRASSRYFLGGIRTPTLIIQAADDPFVFAHSLPDASELSACTEFELTTKGGHVGFVDGTLKQPSYYLERRIPQWLLAQRSNVGAVEL from the coding sequence ATGAGTCCTTCTCCCGACCACTTCACGCCCGCCTTCGGCCTCGGCAACCCGCACCTGCAAACGCTGTGGGGACCGCTGTGGCGCAAAACCACGCACATCGAACGTCAGCGCGAACGGCTGTGGCTGGAAGATGGCGATTTCCTCGACCTCGATTGGCATGGCCCACATGACGCACAAACGCCACTGGTTCTGGTGCTGCATGGCCTGACCGGCTCGTCCAACTCGCCCTATGTTGCCGGCCTGCAAAAAGCCCTGGCAGCTCAAGGCTGGGCCAGCGCCGCGCTCAACTGGCGCGGCTGCTCCGGCGAACCTAACTTGCTGGCACGCAGTTACCATTCCGGCGCCAGTGAAGATTTGGCCGCCGCCATTGCTCACCTGCGCGCCAAACGTCCGTTAGCGCCACTGTACGCCGTGGGCTACTCACTGGGCGGCAATGTGCTGCTCAAGCATCTGGGTGAAACCGGCGAAGCGTCCGGACTGCAGGGCGCGGCAGCGGTGTCGGTGCCGTTCCGCCTGGATCAGTGCGCGGACCGTATCGGCTTGGGGATTTCGCGGATTTATCAGAAGCATTTCATGCGCGAGATGCTCGCTTACATTCGGGTGAAACAGCGCCAGTTTCTAAAAGATGGCCGTGAAGAGGGGCTCAAAACCCTGGAGGACCTGGGCTCGCTGGAGAAGATGCGTACCTTTTGGGACTTTGATGGCCGAGTCACCGCGCCGCTGCACGGCTACCTGAGTGCCGAAGACTATTACCGTCGGGCGTCGAGCCGTTATTTCCTAGGTGGTATTCGCACACCGACCCTGATTATTCAGGCCGCCGACGATCCATTCGTGTTTGCCCACAGCCTGCCGGACGCCAGCGAGTTATCGGCGTGCACCGAGTTCGAGCTGACGACCAAAGGCGGGCATGTAGGGTTTGTCGATGGCACGCTGAAACAGCCCAGCTACTACCTGGAGCGGCGGATTCCCCAGTGGTTGTTGGCACAGAGATCTAATGTGGGAGCTGTGGAGCTTTAG
- a CDS encoding sulfurtransferase produces the protein MPLAQLISPQQLAERQKRGGLVILDCRFALEDPDYGLCSYAEGHIEGAQYADLERHLSGPVTKGVTGRHPLPVPETLIRQLRAWGITPDSEIVLYDDGPGAYAARAWWLLAWLGKRDGVFILDGGLKAWHAAGFPLSLDAPVMEPGTFTGTPDNRLLLDAEHLQKRLGQPGLTLIDARGLPRFRGEVEPIDPIAGHIPGAQCAAFNENLGSDGRFLPAEQLKQRFAAKLQDRSADELVAYCGSGVTACHNLFALCLAGYPLGKLYAGSWSEWITDPQRAIATGD, from the coding sequence ATGCCGCTTGCCCAACTGATCAGTCCCCAGCAACTGGCCGAACGCCAGAAGCGCGGCGGGTTGGTGATCCTTGATTGCCGCTTTGCCCTGGAAGACCCGGATTACGGCCTTTGCAGCTATGCCGAAGGGCATATCGAGGGTGCGCAGTATGCCGACCTGGAGCGTCACCTCAGTGGGCCAGTCACCAAGGGCGTGACCGGCCGTCACCCGCTGCCGGTGCCGGAGACGTTGATCCGGCAATTGCGTGCCTGGGGCATTACTCCCGACAGCGAGATCGTTTTGTATGACGATGGCCCCGGTGCTTATGCCGCGCGGGCGTGGTGGCTGCTGGCCTGGCTGGGCAAGCGTGATGGGGTCTTTATTCTCGATGGTGGCCTGAAGGCCTGGCACGCAGCAGGCTTTCCCCTGAGCCTGGACGCGCCGGTGATGGAGCCGGGTACTTTTACAGGCACGCCGGATAACCGTTTGCTACTGGATGCCGAGCATCTGCAAAAACGCCTCGGCCAGCCAGGCTTGACCCTGATTGATGCCCGCGGTTTGCCGCGCTTTCGCGGTGAAGTGGAGCCCATCGACCCGATTGCCGGGCATATCCCCGGTGCGCAATGCGCGGCGTTCAACGAAAATCTGGGCAGCGACGGCCGTTTCCTACCTGCCGAGCAGCTTAAGCAACGTTTTGCTGCCAAGCTGCAAGACCGTTCGGCGGATGAGCTGGTGGCCTACTGCGGCTCCGGAGTGACGGCGTGCCATAACCTGTTCGCCCTGTGCCTGGCGGGTTATCCGTTGGGCAAGCTGTATGCCGGGTCGTGGAGTGAGTGGATTACCGATCCGCAGCGGGCGATTGCGACAGGCGACTGA
- a CDS encoding TetR/AcrR family transcriptional regulator, with amino-acid sequence MAPRVKTSERIVQTSLELFNQQGERSVSTNHIAAHMEISPGNLYYHFPNKQAIIAVLFREYEALVDSFLRPPQGRAVTVEDKRFYLQAVLAGMWRYRFLHRDLEHLLESDPELATGYRRFSQRCLIQGGAIYQGFVDAGILNMDPVQTEALTLNAWIILTSWVRFLCTTNEKSTHLSAEAIKRGVYQVLVLEAGFITPQAKEAVDALFKEFYVPLNQALEEVK; translated from the coding sequence ATGGCACCACGAGTAAAGACCAGCGAGCGCATTGTGCAAACCAGCCTGGAGCTGTTTAACCAGCAGGGTGAGCGCAGTGTCAGCACCAACCATATCGCTGCCCATATGGAAATTTCCCCGGGCAACCTGTACTACCACTTCCCCAACAAGCAGGCGATTATCGCGGTGCTGTTTCGTGAGTACGAAGCCTTGGTGGACAGCTTTCTGCGTCCGCCCCAGGGCCGTGCAGTGACTGTGGAAGACAAACGTTTTTACCTGCAGGCGGTCCTGGCCGGCATGTGGCGCTACCGCTTTTTGCACCGCGACCTTGAGCACCTGCTGGAGAGTGATCCGGAGTTGGCCACCGGCTATCGGCGTTTCTCCCAGCGTTGCCTGATCCAGGGTGGCGCTATCTACCAGGGATTTGTCGACGCCGGCATCCTGAACATGGACCCGGTGCAAACCGAAGCCTTGACCCTCAATGCCTGGATCATCCTCACGTCCTGGGTGCGCTTTTTGTGCACCACCAACGAAAAATCCACTCATTTGAGCGCCGAAGCGATCAAGCGCGGGGTGTATCAGGTGCTGGTGCTGGAAGCCGGGTTTATCACCCCGCAGGCAAAAGAGGCCGTGGATGCGCTGTTCAAAGAGTTTTACGTGCCGTTGAATCAGGCGCTGGAAGAAGTGAAGTAG
- a CDS encoding coniferyl aldehyde dehydrogenase: protein MSANVAYLQDSQALDQLQDLFDAQRRAYAANPMPQAAQRQQWLKALRDLLSDERQALIDAISNDFSHRSADETLFAELMPSLHGIHYASKHLKGWMKPSRRAVGIAFQPASAKVIYQPLGVVGVIVPWNYPLYLAIGPLVGALAAGNRVMLKLSESTPATGQLLKALLAKIFPEDLVCVVLGEAEVGMAFSKLRFDHLLFTGATSVGKHVMRAAAENLTPVTLELGGKSPAIVSADVPLKDAAERIAFGKALNAGQTCVAPDYVLVPEDRVDDFVEAYSKAVRGFYPTLTDNPDYTAIINERQLTRLNGYIKDATDKGATLVPLYDQGQARRMAHSLLLNVSDEMTVMQDEIFGPVLPIVPYRGLDQAFAYINQRPRPLALYYFGYNKAEQNRVLHETHSGGVCLNDTLLHVAQDDMPFGGIGPSGMGHYHGHEGFLTFSKAKGVLVKQRLNAAKLIYPPYGKSIQKLIQKLFVR, encoded by the coding sequence ATGTCTGCCAATGTAGCCTACCTGCAAGATTCCCAGGCGCTGGACCAGCTCCAGGACCTGTTCGATGCTCAACGTCGCGCCTACGCGGCCAACCCAATGCCACAGGCTGCGCAGCGCCAGCAGTGGCTCAAGGCCCTGCGAGACTTGCTCAGCGATGAGCGCCAGGCGTTGATCGACGCCATCAGCAACGATTTCAGCCACCGCAGCGCTGACGAAACCCTATTCGCCGAGCTGATGCCCAGCCTGCACGGCATTCACTACGCCAGCAAACACCTCAAGGGCTGGATGAAACCTTCCCGCCGCGCCGTGGGCATCGCCTTCCAGCCTGCATCGGCCAAGGTCATCTACCAACCCCTGGGCGTTGTCGGGGTCATCGTGCCCTGGAACTACCCGCTGTATTTGGCCATTGGTCCGCTGGTAGGCGCTTTGGCGGCGGGTAATAGGGTGATGCTCAAGCTCAGCGAATCCACCCCGGCCACCGGGCAGTTGCTCAAGGCCCTGCTGGCGAAGATCTTCCCCGAGGACCTAGTGTGTGTGGTGCTCGGCGAGGCGGAAGTGGGCATGGCGTTTTCCAAATTGCGCTTCGATCACCTGCTGTTCACTGGCGCTACTAGTGTCGGCAAACATGTGATGCGCGCCGCAGCCGAAAACCTGACCCCTGTAACCCTGGAGCTGGGCGGCAAGTCGCCAGCCATTGTTTCCGCCGATGTACCGCTCAAAGATGCTGCCGAACGTATCGCCTTCGGCAAGGCACTGAACGCCGGGCAAACCTGTGTCGCCCCGGACTACGTGCTGGTGCCGGAAGACCGTGTCGATGATTTCGTCGAGGCCTACAGCAAAGCGGTTCGCGGCTTCTATCCGACCTTGACCGACAACCCAGACTACACCGCCATCATCAACGAACGGCAATTGACCCGGCTCAACGGCTACATCAAGGACGCCACCGACAAAGGCGCCACCCTGGTCCCGCTGTATGACCAAGGCCAGGCACGACGCATGGCCCACAGCCTGCTGTTGAATGTCAGCGACGAGATGACCGTGATGCAGGACGAGATCTTCGGCCCGGTATTGCCCATCGTGCCGTATCGCGGCCTCGACCAGGCCTTTGCCTACATCAACCAGCGCCCTCGCCCACTGGCCCTGTATTACTTCGGCTACAACAAGGCCGAACAGAACCGCGTGCTCCACGAAACCCACTCCGGCGGCGTGTGCCTGAACGACACCTTGCTACACGTAGCCCAGGACGACATGCCCTTCGGCGGCATCGGCCCGTCGGGCATGGGCCATTACCACGGTCACGAAGGCTTCCTGACGTTCAGCAAGGCCAAGGGTGTACTGGTCAAACAGCGCTTGAACGCGGCAAAGCTGATTTACCCGCCCTACGGTAAATCGATCCAGAAGTTGATCCAGAAGCTTTTTGTCCGCTAA
- a CDS encoding twin-arginine translocation pathway signal protein encodes MNPSLTETPGLSRRGVLKIGLCASAFLATASLGASLSGCSSSTPASGFAMLRSSDLPFLRAVIPVLLEGAATAEVVAASIDDTLKKLDYSLQHLSPEMFKLTQQLFDALGMAVTRGPLTGVWGSWENASSEQIRNFLHRWENSYLNLLRMGQGSLLKLVIMAWYFRPESWAHCGYPGPPKI; translated from the coding sequence ATGAACCCTAGCCTGACTGAAACACCGGGACTGTCGCGGCGCGGCGTCCTGAAAATCGGCCTGTGTGCCAGTGCCTTCCTGGCCACTGCGAGCCTGGGCGCCAGCCTCAGCGGTTGCTCCAGCAGCACGCCGGCCAGTGGCTTTGCCATGTTGCGCAGCAGTGACCTGCCCTTCCTTCGAGCGGTGATCCCAGTACTGCTGGAAGGCGCCGCCACGGCCGAAGTGGTTGCAGCCAGTATTGATGACACCCTGAAAAAGCTCGACTACAGCCTGCAACATCTGTCGCCGGAGATGTTCAAGCTGACGCAGCAGTTGTTCGACGCGCTGGGCATGGCGGTCACCCGCGGGCCGTTGACGGGCGTGTGGGGCAGTTGGGAAAACGCCAGCAGCGAGCAGATCCGCAACTTCCTGCACCGCTGGGAGAACAGCTATCTGAACCTGCTGCGCATGGGCCAGGGGTCGTTGCTCAAGCTGGTGATCATGGCCTGGTACTTCCGACCCGAGTCGTGGGCCCATTGCGGCTATCCCGGCCCACCGAAAATCTGA
- a CDS encoding GMC family oxidoreductase, producing MPVPDLFRDGLARGWKTHNGAALDQDLTLEADVAIIGSGAGGGTTAEILSAAGYKVLLIEEGPLKTSSDFKLLEDEAYASLYQEGIGRMSKDGAITILQGRAVGGTTLINWTSSFRTPDPTLAHWASEYAVKGHSSAEMAPWFEKMEQRLGIAPWAMPPNANNDVIRKGCEKLCYSWHVIPRNVRGCFNLGYCGMGCPVNAKQSMLVTTIPSTLEKGGELLYLARAEHLKFSGDTITSLECVAMDPRCVSPTGRKITVKAKHYVLAGGGINSPALLMRSDAPDPHSRLGKRTFLHLVNFSAALFDEVINPFYGAPQSIYSDHFQWQDGTTGKMSYKLEVPPLHPGLASTLLGGYGTQNALDMGQLPKTHAMLALLRDGFHPDSPGGSVELRGDGTPVLDYQVSPYAWDGLRRAFHSMAEIQFAGGAKSVMPLHGDARYVNTLAEARSMIDGLNLELHRTRLGSAHVMGGCAMGEDPKNAVADSLGRHHQLRNLSIHDGSLFPTSIGANPQLSVYGLTAQLATALAERLKTA from the coding sequence ATGCCCGTACCCGATCTGTTCCGCGACGGCCTGGCCCGCGGCTGGAAAACCCACAATGGCGCCGCGCTTGACCAGGACCTGACCCTGGAAGCCGATGTCGCGATCATCGGCAGCGGCGCGGGCGGCGGCACCACCGCCGAAATCCTCAGCGCCGCCGGCTACAAGGTGTTGTTGATCGAAGAAGGCCCGCTCAAGACCAGCAGCGACTTCAAGCTGCTGGAGGACGAGGCCTACGCCAGCCTGTACCAGGAAGGCATCGGCCGCATGAGCAAGGACGGCGCCATCACCATCCTTCAGGGCCGCGCCGTGGGCGGCACCACGTTGATCAACTGGACCTCCAGCTTCCGCACACCAGACCCAACCCTCGCCCACTGGGCCAGCGAATACGCGGTCAAGGGCCACAGCAGTGCCGAGATGGCGCCCTGGTTCGAAAAAATGGAGCAGCGCCTGGGCATCGCACCCTGGGCAATGCCGCCCAATGCCAACAATGATGTGATCCGCAAAGGCTGCGAAAAGCTTTGCTACAGCTGGCACGTGATCCCGCGCAATGTGCGTGGCTGTTTCAACCTGGGGTATTGCGGCATGGGTTGCCCGGTCAACGCGAAGCAATCAATGCTGGTGACCACTATTCCATCGACCTTGGAAAAAGGCGGCGAGCTGCTCTACCTGGCCCGCGCCGAACACTTGAAATTCAGCGGCGACACCATCACCAGCCTGGAATGCGTGGCCATGGACCCGCGCTGCGTCTCGCCTACCGGCCGTAAGATTACGGTCAAAGCCAAGCATTACGTACTGGCGGGCGGCGGTATCAACAGCCCGGCGCTGCTGATGCGCTCGGACGCGCCCGATCCTCACTCACGGCTGGGTAAACGAACCTTCCTGCACTTAGTGAATTTCTCGGCGGCGTTGTTCGATGAGGTGATCAACCCGTTCTACGGTGCACCGCAGTCGATCTATTCCGACCACTTCCAATGGCAGGACGGCACCACCGGCAAAATGTCCTACAAGCTTGAGGTCCCGCCGCTGCACCCTGGGCTGGCCAGTACGCTGCTGGGTGGCTACGGCACGCAAAACGCCCTGGACATGGGCCAACTGCCCAAGACTCACGCCATGCTCGCGCTGCTGCGGGACGGTTTTCACCCGGACAGCCCAGGCGGCAGCGTCGAGTTGCGCGGCGACGGTACACCGGTGCTCGACTATCAGGTCTCACCCTACGCCTGGGACGGCCTGCGCCGCGCGTTCCACAGCATGGCCGAGATTCAGTTTGCCGGTGGCGCCAAGTCCGTCATGCCGCTGCACGGCGATGCGCGCTACGTGAACACCTTGGCCGAGGCGCGCAGCATGATTGACGGTTTGAACTTGGAGTTGCACCGCACACGCCTGGGCAGCGCCCATGTGATGGGCGGTTGTGCAATGGGTGAGGACCCGAAAAACGCCGTGGCGGACAGCCTTGGCCGCCATCACCAACTGCGCAATCTGTCGATCCACGACGGCTCGTTGTTCCCCACCAGCATTGGCGCCAACCCACAGCTTTCGGTGTACGGACTGACGGCGCAACTGGCGACGGCGCTGGCTGAACGTCTGAAAACAGCGTGA
- the coaD gene encoding pantetheine-phosphate adenylyltransferase → MNRVLYPGTFDPITKGHGDLVERASRLFDHVIIAVAASPKKNPLFPLEQRVELAREVTKHLPNVEVVGFATLLAHFAKEQNANVFLRGLRAVSDFEYEFQLANMNRQLAPDVESLFLTPSERYSFISSTLVREIAALGGDITKFVHPAVADALTLRFKK, encoded by the coding sequence ATGAACCGAGTGTTGTACCCAGGTACCTTCGACCCGATTACCAAGGGCCATGGCGATCTGGTCGAACGCGCCTCGCGCTTGTTCGACCACGTCATCATTGCGGTCGCAGCCAGCCCCAAGAAAAACCCGCTGTTTCCCCTGGAACAGCGCGTGGAGCTGGCCCGTGAGGTCACCAAGCATTTGCCCAACGTCGAAGTCGTTGGCTTCGCCACGCTGCTGGCGCATTTCGCCAAGGAACAGAACGCCAATGTGTTCCTGCGCGGCCTGCGAGCGGTGTCGGACTTCGAATACGAATTCCAGCTGGCCAACATGAACCGCCAACTGGCGCCGGACGTGGAAAGCCTGTTCCTCACGCCGTCGGAACGTTATTCGTTCATTTCCTCGACGCTGGTCCGGGAAATCGCCGCGCTGGGGGGTGATATCACCAAGTTCGTGCACCCGGCCGTGGCCGATGCGCTGACCCTTCGCTTCAAGAAGTAA
- a CDS encoding YfhL family 4Fe-4S dicluster ferredoxin, translating into MSLIITDDCINCDVCEPECPNAAISQGEEIYVIDPNLCTQCVGHYDEPQCQQVCPVDCIPLDEAHPETEEQLMEKYRLITGKA; encoded by the coding sequence ATGTCCCTGATCATCACCGACGATTGCATCAACTGCGACGTCTGCGAACCCGAGTGCCCGAACGCCGCCATTTCCCAGGGCGAAGAGATCTACGTGATCGACCCCAACCTGTGCACCCAGTGTGTCGGCCACTACGACGAACCCCAGTGCCAGCAGGTTTGCCCGGTGGATTGCATTCCGCTGGATGAGGCCCATCCGGAGACGGAAGAGCAGTTGATGGAGAAGTACCGGTTGATTACCGGGAAGGCTTGA